A window from Culex pipiens pallens isolate TS chromosome 3, TS_CPP_V2, whole genome shotgun sequence encodes these proteins:
- the LOC120419102 gene encoding uncharacterized protein LOC120419102, with the protein MWRSFLGLNTEPKVEPEEGEESGQEGSVQKKPEPEDRKPVVVQLPLTPKQRHAESKRKMADEEVQALLNRRGHVKGKLTRVRTVLGQPGIPASRIVVCKANAEKYYGEYNSLNNDIMDAKLSEEQKDENTARFLDFEQLYDEVLEKIVELTAPPNRVQAVVPAGQAGQQVIVQQTPLRAPIPTFDGQYENWPKFKSMFLELMKNSPDSDAIKLHYLDKSLVGAATGMIDTKTLQDNNYAHAWEILEDRYENQRLIIDIHINGILQLKRMAKKSSKELRELYEECSRHVENLRYHKQELLGVSELFVVNILSSCLDRETREQWEATVKKGELPKYAQTIEFLKQRCAILERCELAAPASSAARSTVPKAVQSSKPSAKITSAAATSNEAECDLCDGSHANYKCGSFRGMSVAERWSKVRDARLCYNCLRKGHRVGQCPSDRSCKCGEKHHSLLHQEKNQQQTKPKPEAAPVSAKAPSAASVKAGPSGTSAPEVSDENEQQATSCFSSGALKSPQQVLLQTAIINVADKAGRFHPCRTLLDSGSQAHILSEAMARTLGLTFEKCSVTVIGANAVKTQAKKGVNLTFSSRYCQFQDNISCLISDKPTGRIPSARIDTAAWHIPSDVFLADPKFSEPHEIDLVMASNYVWDLLRTDRVKLANGTVTLRETDLGWIVTGVYDPFQQLSCQVVHSNITLKDQLNNAIEKFWLVEELADKQLQTNEEQEVEEHFRGTHGRDESGRFVAQLPFKDTVLELGDNRVQALRRFNLLERRLSRNPELREQYTAFVEEYEALGHCKEIYEQQDPPEVRKYYLPHHAVLKPSSSSTKLRVVFDASAKAGKYSLNDVLKVGPTVQNDLFSIVLRFRRHPVAFTADVVKMYRQVRVHPSDTPYQRIFWRKNPNERLRVLELNTVTYGTASAPFLATRCLVEQAESAKGRFPAAAKIVIEDMYVDDMLSGASNEKEAAKLVLEVKKIMEEGGFPVKKWCSNSEQVLKCVPEEDQEKPKPIEEYSANEAIKALGVLWDPHEDEFRFVNCLEECDDKPVSKTKVFSDILKVFDPLGFVAPVIVLAKVFMQKLWASKMDWATELNEELLCEWFEIRESLTALNDIRVPRCVVVPNTVLHELHGFADASTVAYGANVYLRCVRGNGSAEANLLCAKSRVAPLKKLSVPNLELCAALLLARLVVKVIETLDLELSVIELYSDSQIVLAWLKKDPNLLVTFVRNRVIQILNLTGKFRWNYVRSADNPADIVSRGMSPKLLSRCPKWWKGFLPLTSVAYVPEEPPELEDDELPGLVAIVYKVTVVEEMPVFKRFGEFRKLQRVICYVRRFVQNCRNKKSGQPRTTCAYVTVPETRAALKSIIWSIQMAALPDEFYLAKTEQVSSQLASLAPIVDEDGLLRVGGRLEHSSLPYEAKHPVILPRHHVTTLLVRALHVENLHVGPSGLLAIVRQQYWPLKARNVVRDVTRKCLQCFKANPRRIEQFMGQLPAERVNVAAPFEYTGVDYAGPVTVKQGKYRPKLTKAYIAVFVCLVTKNIHLELVSDLTTEAFLAALDRFVNRRGMVRKIFSDNATNFVGASRSLREMHELFKQDLLKRGIQDLLVPKAIEWSFIPPRAPNFGGLWEAGVKSVKTHLKRTLQNAVLTFEEFATILTHVEAVLNSRPLFSLSDSPGDPLPITPAHLQLGRPLRPVAKPSRSGVADNRLNRWEYLDKLREDFWGRWSREYLTSLQNRAKWTKKSHNLQPGMLVLLVEDNLPSQTWKVGIIVETYPGMDALVRVVDVKTGSGAVFKRSVSKLAPLPTVDNDRLLERFGASD; encoded by the coding sequence ATGTGGCGTAGTTTCCTGGGGTTGAACACCGAGCCGAAAGTAGAACCGGAAGAAGGCGAGGAATCTGGGCAGGAAGGAAGTGTTCAGAAGAAACCGGAACCGGAAGACCGTAAGCCCGTGGTGGTTCAACTTCCGCTGACTCCGAAGCAACGGCACGCGGAGAGCAAGCGGAAAATGGCGGACGAGGAAGTGCAGGCGTTGCTGAACAGGCGCGGACATGTGAAGGGCAAGCTGACGCGGGTCAGGACTGTCCTCGGTCAGCCTGGAATCCCAGCATCGCGGATCGTAGTCTGCAAGGCGAACGCTGAAAAGTACTACGGTGAGTACAACAGCCTTAACAACGATATCATGGATGCAAAGTTGTCGGAAGAGCAGAAGGACGAGAACACAGCACGATTCTTGGACTTCGAGCAGCTCTACGACGAGGTGCTTGAGAAGATCGTTGAGCTCACAGCACCACCGAATCGTGTCCAAGCGGTCGTCCCTGCCGGACAGGCTGGTCAGCAGGTGATTGTCCAGCAGACGCCCTTGCGTGCACCGATTCCGACGTTTGACGGCCAGTACGAGAACTGGCCTAAGTTCAAGTCGATGTTCCTGGAGCTGATGAAGAACTCGCCAGACTCGGACGCCATCAAGCTGCACTACTTGGACAAGTCTCTGGTGGGTGCGGCGACGGGCATGATCGACACGAAGACGCTTCAGGACAACAACTATGCGCACGCGTGGGAGATCCTCGAGGACCGGTACGAGAACCAACGCCTGATCATCGACATCCACATCAACGGAATCTTGCAGCTAAAAAGGATGGCGAAGAAGTCGTCAAAGGAGCTGCGAGAGCTGTACGAGGAGTGTTCGAGACACGTTGAGAACTTACGGTACCACAAGCAGGAGCTGCTGGGTGTATCGGAGTTGTTCGTCGTCAACATTCTGTCGTCTTGCTTGGATCGTGAGACTCGTGAGCAGTGGGAAGCTACCGTCAAGAAGGGTGAACTCCCGAAGTATGCGCAGACGATCGAATTCCTGAAGCAGCGGTGCGCCATCCTGGAACGGTGCGAGCTAGCTGCCCCTGCGTCGTCTGCTGCCCGGTCGACAGTTCCCAAGGCGGTGCAGTCCTCGAAGCCATCGGCGAAGATCACCTCGGCAGCCGCGACCTCCAACGAGGCGGAGTGCGATCTGTGTGACGGGTCTCACGCGAACTACAAGTGTGGCTCGTTCCGCGGCATGAGTGTTGCGGAGAGATGGTCGAAGGTGCGTGACGCGAGGCTGTGCTACAACTGCTTGCGCAAGGGTCACCGGGTGGGACAGTGTCCGTCGGACCGATCCTGCAAGTGCGGCGAGAAGCACCACAGCCTGTTGCACCAGGAGAAGAACCAGCAGCAAACCAAGCCGAAGCCAGAAGCGGCTCCGGTATCAGCGAAGGCGCCGTCGGCCGCCAGCGTGAAGGCTGGTCCTAGTGGCACGAGTGCGCCGGAAGTGAGCGACGAGAACGAGCAGCAGGCAACGTCGTGCTTCAGCAGCGGAGCGCTGAAGTCGCCCCAGCAGGTTCTACTGCAGACAGCGATCATCAACGTGGCGGACAAGGCCGGTAGATTCCATCCGTGCCGCACGTTGTTGGATTCTGGTTCCCAGGCGCACATTTTGTCGGAGGCGATGGCTCGAACCCTTGGCCTAACCTTCGAAAAATGCAGCGTGACGGTCATTGGAGCAAACGCAGTGAAGACGCAAGCAAAGAAGGGAGTCAACCTTACCTTCTCGTCGAGGTACTGTCAGTTCCAAGACAACATCTCGTGCCTGATTTCGGACAAGCCCACGGGACGGATCCCGTCGGCAAGAATCGATACAGCTGCTTGGCACATCCCGAGCGACGTGTTCCTGGCAGACCCGAAGTTCAGCGAGCCGCACGAGATCGACCTAGTCATGGCGTCGAACTACGTGTGGGACTTGCTGCGAACggatcgagtgaaactggcgaACGGCACCGTGACTCTGCGTGAAACCGATCTGGGCTGGATTGTGACCGGCGTGTACGACCCGTTCCAGCAGCTGAGTTGCCAAGTCGTCCACTCGAACATCACGCTGAAGGATCAGCTTAACAACGCCATCGAGAAGTTCTGGCTGGTCGAAGAACTTGCAGACAAGCAACTGCAAACCAATGAAGAACAGGAAGTGGAAGAACACTTTCGCGGCACCCACGGCCGTGACGAAAGTGGCCGCTTCGTCGCCCAGTTGCCGTTCAAGGACACGGTTCTTGAGCTGGGCGACAACCGAGTCCAGGCGTTGAGGAGATTCAACCTGCTGGAGCGCCGTCTGTCGCGCAACCCGGAACTCCGAGAGCAGTACACGGCGTTCGTCGAGGAGTACGAGGCGCTGGGTCACTGCAAGGAGATTTATGAGCAACAAGATCCACCAGAAGTGCGTAAGTACTACCTACCGCACCACGCTGTGCTCAAACCGTCCAGTTCGTCCACGAAGCTGCGGGTGGTTTTCGACGCCAGCGCCAAGGCCGGCAAGTACTCCCTGAACGATGTGCTGAAGGTGGGACCGACCGTCCAGAACGACCTGTTCTCCATCGTTCTCCGGTTCCGTCGCCATCCGGTCGCATTCACCGCCGACGTGGTGAAGATGTATCGGCAGGTGCGGGTGCATCCGAGCGATACACCGTACCAGCGAATCTTCTGGAGGAAGAACCCGAACGAGCGCTTGCGAGTGCTTGAGCTGAACACCGTGACCTACGGAACGGCGAGCGCCCCGTTCCTCGCGACGCGGTGTCTGGTGGAGCAGGCGGAGTCGGCGAAAGGCCGGTTCCCTGCTGCCGCCAAGATCGTGATCGAGGACATGTATGTCGACGACATGCTGTCCGGCGCCAGCAACGAGAAGGAAGCAGCGAAACTTGTGCTGGAAGTGAAGAAGATCATGGAAGAGGGAGGTTTCCCAGTGAAGAAGTGGTGCTCTAACTCAGAGCAAGTGCTAAAGTGTGTGCCTGAAGAAGATCAGGAGAAGCCGAAACCGATCGAAGAGTATAGTGCGAACGAAGCCATCAAGGCTCTGGGTGTCCTGTGGGACCCACATGAGGATGAGTTTCGTTTTGTGAACTGTTTGGAAGAGTGCGACGACAAACCAGTCTCGAAGACGAAAGTGTTTTCGGACATCCTTAAAGTGTTTGACCCACTGGGCTTCGTAGCCCCAGTCATCGTGCTGGCCAAAGTGTTCATGCAGAAGTTGTGGGCCAGCAAGATGGACTGGGCTACCGAACTAAACGAAGAGCTTCTGTGTGAGTGGTTCGAGATTCGAGAGTCTCTAACAGCGCTGAACGATATTCGTGTGCCGCGATGCGTCGTGGTGCCCAACACGGTTCTGCACGAGCTGCACGGGTTTGCTGACGCGTCGACCGTTGCCTACGGGGCCAACGTCTACCTGCGGTGCGTCCGCGGGAATGGGTCGGCCGAGGCCAACCTGTTGTGCGCGAAATCCCGAGTGGCTCCGCTGAAGAAGCTGTCCGTGCCGAACCTGGAGCTGTGTGCAGCGCTGTTGCTTGCGCGGCTCGTCGTGAAGGTCATCGAAACGCTGGATCTGGAGCTGTCCGTCATCGAGCTGTATTCGGACAGCCAGATTGTGCTCGCATGGCTGAAGAAAGATCCGAATCTCCTGGTGACCTTCGTGCGCAACCGCGTCATCCAGATCCTCAACCTCACAGGTAAGTTCCGATGGAATTACGTGAGGTCAGCCGACAATCCGGCAGACATCGTCTCTCGAGGGATGAGTCCCAAACTCTTGAGTCGGTGTCCGAAGTGGTGGAAGGGGTTTCTACCGCTGACGAGCGTTGCCTACGTTCCTGAAGAACCCCCCGAACTCGAGGACGACGAGCTGCCAGGGCTGGTAGCCATCGTCTACAAAGTCACCGTCGTCGAGGAGATGCCGGTGTTCAAACGGTTCGGCGAGTTCCGGAAACTCCAGCGCGTGATCTGCTACGTGCGCAGATTCGTCCAGAACTGCAGGAACAAGAAGTCTGGACAACCAAGGACAACGTGCGCCTACGTGACAGTACCTGAAACTAGAGCGGCGTTAAAGTCCATCATCTGGTCGATTCAAATGGCAGCCTTACCAGATGAGTTTTACCTAGCGAAGACCGAACAAGTATCCAGCCAGCTCGCGAGCCTGGCACCAATCGTCGACGAGGACGGTCTGCTGAGAGTCGGCGGACGTCTGGAACATTCGAGCCTCCCGTACGAGGCCAAGCATCCCGTGATCCTGCCCCGTCATCACGTGACTACGTTGCTGGTCCGAGCGCTGCATGTGGAGAACCTGCATGTCGGCCCCTCCGGACTCCTGGCCATCGTTCGACAGCAGTACTGGCCGCTGAAGGCGCGCAACGTAGTGCGCGACGTGACTCGCAAATGCCTGCAGTGCTTCAAGGCCAACCCACGCAGGATTGAACAGTTCATGGGACAGCTTCCGGCGGAACGAGTGAACGTTGCCGCCCCCTTCGAGTACACCGGCGTGGACTACGCTGGACCTGTGACGGTGAAACAAGGCAAGTACAGACCCAAACTTACCAAAGCCTACATCGCCGTGTTCGTTTGTCTGGTCACCAAGAACATCCACCTGGAATTGGTGTCAGACTTGACAACCGAGGCCTTCTTGGCCGCCCTGGATCGCTTCGTCAACCGACGAGGCATGGTGCGCAAGATCTTTTCCGACAACGCGACGAATTTCGTCGGGGCGTCACGATCTTTGCGCGAAATGCACGAGCTCTTCAAGCAGGACCTTCTGAAGCGCGGAATCCAGGATTTGCTCGTGCCCAAGGCCATCGAGTGGAGCTTCATCCCGCCCAGGGCTCCCAACTTCGGCGGATTGTGGGAGGCGGGCGTGAAGAGCGTCAAGACACACCTGAAACGAACGCTGCAGAACGCGGTGCTTACCTTCGAAGAATTTGCTACCATCTTGACGCACGTTGAAGCGGTCTTGAACTCTCGGCCGCTCTTCAGCTTGTCGGACAGCCCCGGAGATCCTCTTCCGATAACTCCGGCGCATCTTCAACTCGGCAGGCCGCTGCGTCCTGTCGCCAAGCCCTCCCGCAGCGGTGTCGCGGACAACCGTCTGAACCGCTGGGAGTACCTGGACAAGCTTCGTGAGGACTTCTGGGGCCGCTGGTCCAGAGAGTACCTAACAAGTCTGCAGAACCGTGCGAAGTGGACCAAGAAATCGCACAACCTGCAGCCCGGAATGCTGGTCCTCCTAGTTGAGGACAACCTCCCGTCGCAGACCTGGAAGGTCGGCATCATCGTCGAGACTTACCCCGGAATGGACGCGCTGGTGCGTGTCGTGGACGTGAAGACCGGTTCTGGAGCCGTCTTCAAGCGGTCGGTTTCTAAACTGGCACCCTTGCCGACCGTGGACAACGACCGGCTTCTGGAGCGCTTCGGTGCTTCAGATTAG